GCGAGTGCGTCAGGCGGTTGCGGGCGAAGTCGACGCCGGCGGTCGGGCTCAGCACCTGGGTCTTGGCCGCGAGCCGCCGCCAGCCGCTCGAGTGCAGTACTCGGGCGCGATCCCGCGCGAAATCGCTGCGGTGGCCGCTGTGCTGCTCGACGACGAAGCGCTCGGCGTCGACGGCTTCATAACCGGGAGGGAGCGCGCGATCAGCCACCGTCGGACCCGCCGTCGCTGCGCTCGGCCTCTGCGACCACCGCGCGTGCGGCGCGGTCCGTCGTGCGGCTGTCGAGCCAGCCGTCGGGCAGATGCACGCGCTTCGGGCTTCCGGCGCGACCGCGCTGCCCCTCGGCGCCCTCGCCCGGGTACGGCATCGAGGCGTCCATGGTGGTGAAGATGTCGTCCATCTGGGCGAGCGACTCGACCGCCGCAAGTGCGCGCCGGGTATCGCCGCCCACGCCGTAGCCCTTGTAGTACCAGGCCACGTGCTTGCGGATGTCGCGGCACGCGCGCCCCTCGTCGCCGTCGTAGAACTCGACCAGCAGCTCGGTGTGGCGGCGCATCGCGTCCATCACGAAGCCGAGCGGCGGGCGCGCGAGCGCGGCGTCGGCCTCGGCGCGCGAGATCTCCCCCGCCTCGGCGCGGAAGGCGGCCGCGAGGTCGCCGAACAGCCAGGGCCGGCCGAGGCAGCCCCGGCCCACCACGACACCGTCGCAGCCGGTCTCACGGACCATGCGGATCGCGTCGTCCGCCGACCAGATATCGCCGTTGCCCAGGATCGGCACGCTCGTGATCGTCTCCTTGAGCGTGGCGATCGCATTCCAGTCCGCGTGTCCGGAGTAGAACTCGTTGGCGGTGCGTCCGTGCAGGGCGATCGCGGCGACCCCGGCCTGCTCGGCCGCCTTCGCGGCATCGAGATAGGTGAGGTGATCCGGATCGATGCCCTTGCGCATCTTCACTGTGAGCGGGATCTCCCCCGCCGCCCGCACCGCACCCGTGACGATCGCGTCGAACAGATCGCTCTTCCAGGGCAGCGCGGATCCGCCGCCCTTGCGGGTCACCTTGGGCACGGGGCAACCGAAGTTGAGGTCGATGTGATCGGCGAGATCCTGATCCACCAGGAAGCGCACCGCCTCGGAGACCGTCTTCGGGTCGACGCCGTAGAGCTGGATCGAGCGGGGCGTCTCGCTCTCGTGGTGCTTGATGAGGCGCAGCGAGGCCGGCGTGCGCTCGACGAGGGCGCGACTCGTGATCATCTCGCTCACGTAGAGGCCCGCGCCGTACTCGCGGCAGAGTCGGCGGAACGCGGTGTTCGTGATGCCGGCCATGGGCGCGAGCACCACGGGCACGTCGAGTTCGAGCGGCCCGATGCGCAGGCGCGTAAGAGTCTGAGGAGTCATATCCTCCCTATTCTCTCAGATCCTGCCGTGTGCTCTCGGATCCCGCCGCGGGCTCGGATCCTGCTGGGTGTTCTCGGATCCTGCCGTGCCCAGGCAGGAGATCCGCGCCCGAGCGGGTACTTTTCCCCCGATTCTCCCGCTTGAACGAGGATCTCCTACCTGGGGGCGGGCCTCCTGACCCCAGGAAGCCCGCTGACCCCGGGAGGCAGGCAGGCCCCAGGAGGCCCGCAGACCTCAGGTAGCCCGCAGACCCCCGGAGGCCCGCTGACCCCGGGCGACCCGCAGACGCTACGCGGTCGGCGAATCCACCGCGCCGCCGAAGCGCCGGTCGCGCGAGTGGTACTCCTGGATCGCGCGCCACAGGTCCCGGCGCCCGAAGTCCGGCCAGAGGGTGTCGAGGAACACCATCTCGGCGTAGGCCGACTGCCACAGCATGAAGTTGCTGATCCGCTGCTCCCCCGAACTGCGCAGGAACAGGTCGACGTCGGGCAGCTCGGGCACATAGAGGTGCCGCTCGATCGTGCGCTCGGTGATCCCGCGCGAGCTCAACCGCCCCGCCTCGACCTCGGCCGCGACCGCGCGCACCGCGTCCGTGAGCTCGTTGCGGCCGCCGTAGTTGACGCACATGGTGAGGGTGAGACCGGTGTTGTCGGCGGTCGCGCGCTCGGAGGCCTTCAGCTCGCTGATCACGGAGCCCCACAGCTTCGGGCGCCTCCCCGCCCAGCGCATCCGAACGTTCCAGGCGTCGAGCTGGGCGCGTCGTCGTCGCAGCACGTCGCGGTTGAAGCCCATCAGGAACCGCACCTCGTCGGGCGAGCGCCGCCAGTTCTCGGTCGAGAAGGCGTACACGCTCAGGTGCTTCACGCCGGCCTGCACGGCGCCGGCGACCACGTCGAGCAGCGCCTGCTCCCCCATGCGGTGACCCTCGACGCGCGGCAGACCGCGCCGATTCGCCCATCGCCCGTTGCCGTCCATGACGATGGCGACGTGTTGCGGTACGGGGCCGGTGAACGCGGGTGGCTGCTCGCCCGTCCAGTCGACCGGGACGAGGCTGTCGGGGGCGTGGTGCATGGCTGAAAGTCTATTGGCGGCGGGCGTGGATCGAGCGCAGCCCGCGCTCCAGGTGGAACTGGGTGTACGCGGCCGCGATCCCCGCGGCCTGCCCGCGCTCCCGGTCGCCGCTCGCGAGCGCGGCATCCCAATCTCCGGCCAGCAGCGCCGCGAGCAGGGCGATGGATCCTGGATCGAGCCGAGGCGAACCCGGCAGCCGGCAGTTCTCGCAGGTCACCCCGCCCAGCTGCACCGCGACCGCGGTGTGCGGCCCGGGGGCGCCGCAGTTCACGCAGGCGTCGAAACCGGGTGTCCAGCCCGCGAGGCTCATGGCCCGCAGCAGGTAGCCGTCGCGCACGAGCTCCGCCGGGATCCTCGCCGCCGCGAGCGTGCGCAGCGCGCCGATCAGCAGGGCGTACTGCTGGCGAGACGGCGCTCCCTCCGCGAGGCGCTCGGCGGTCTCGACCATCACGCTGCCCGCGCGGTAGCGGTCGTAGTCCGCACTGATCGCGGGGCCGTACGCGCCGAGCGTCTCGGCCTGCGTGATCGTGTCGAGCGTGCGGCCCTCGAAGCACTGGATGTCGGCCACCATGAACGGCTCGAGCCGCGCCCCGAACTTCGACGAGGTGCGGCGCACCCCCTTGGCGACGGCGCGCAGCAATCCGCGGCCGCGGGTCAGCAGCGTGACGATGCGGTCGGCCTCGCCCAGCTTGTGGGTGCGCAGCACGACGCCTTCTTCGCGGTAGAGGGGCACCCCTCCATTCTCGCACCCGGGCGAGTGCGGGAGAATGGTCGTGTGCTCGACGAGACCTTCAACACGCCCCTCCCCGCCGATCTGATCGCGGTGACGGCCGGCAGCTTGCAGGGCGCTCTCTTCGCCGCGGGGTTCAAGCGCATCGACCTGCTCGGCGTCGCGTTCATCGGCGTGGCGACCGGCATCGGAGGCGGCCTGCTGCGCGACATCCTGCTCGGGGTGACCCCGGCCGCGTTCTCGAACAACCTCTACCTCGCGGTCGCGATCGGTGCCGCGCTGCTCGGCATGCTGCTGCCGCGGCTGTTCAGGCGGCTCGACCCCCTCATCTCGCTGCTCGACGCGATCGGGATCGGCATGTTCGGCGCCATCGGCACCACCAAAGCGCTGGCGATGGGCCTGCCGATCGTGCCGGCGCTCTTCATCGGAGTGATCTCCGCAGTGGGCGGCGGCGCGCTGCGCGACGTGATGCTCAACCTGCCCATCGCCGTGATGCACGTCGGATCGCTCTACGCCGTGGCGAGCCTCGTCGGGGTGTCGGTGTTGGCCGTGCTGCTCGCCTTCGGCGTGCCGGTGATGATCTGCGGCGTCGTGTGCGTCGTCGTGACGACCGCCGTGCGCCTGCTCGCGGTGCGCTTTGGCTGGAGCCTGCCCGAGCAGCGCGCGCTCAGCCGCGTGAGACTCCGCCGCCAGCGGCAGGTCGAGCAGGTCATCGACGAGGCGCTACAGACCGGCACCATCACGCTGCCGATCGTGCTGCCCGATCCGTTCGGGGATGAGGCCGAGGGCGACGAGGATCCGCCGCGGCCCAAGGCCCGCTGAGCCCGCTGAGCGCCAGGAGCCGGGTCAGGATCGCGCGCCGCGCCTGCGGCCGAGCTTCGACTCGGCCTCGCGCCACGCGCGCTGCGCCGGAGTCTCGCCGCCACCCGCCGCGGGGCGATCGAAGCGCTCCATCCGGCTCGCCGCGCCTCCCCGGCCGAGGTGCCAGGCGTGCGTGATCGCGAGCGCGAGCGCGTCGGCGGCGTCGGCGGGTTTGGGGGGCGCGGCCAGACCGAGCAGCCGGGTGACCATGGTGGTGACCTGCGCCTTATCGGCGCTGCCGTAGCCGGTGACCTGCGCCTTCACCTCGTTCGGGGTGTACAGGGAGACCGGGATCCCGCGCTCCTCGGCGAGATACATCACCACTCCGCTGATCTGCGCGACCCCCATGACGCTCGCGACGTTGTCCTGCGCGAAGACCCGCTCGAGCGCGATGCCGGCCGGCTTCTCGCCGTCGAGCAGACGCTCGATGCTCGAGCCGATGCGGTGGATGCGCTCGGGCAGCGGCATGTCGGCCGTGCTCGTGAGCACCTCCACATGCTCGAACGCGACTCGGCGCGTGGCGCCGGCGGTCACGATGCCGATGCCGCAGCGGGTCAGGCCAGGGTCGATGCCGATGATCCGTGACACAGGGAGACCCTGGCCTTCCCGCGTTCCGCTACTCGTCGTTCTCGAGCTCGGCCTGCACCTCGGGCGACAGGTCGAAGTTCGAGAACACGTTCTGCACGTCGTCGCTGTCCTCGAGAGCGTCGATCAGGCGGAACACCTTGCGCGCGGTGTCGGCGTCGATCTCGACCTTGAGGTTGGGGACGAACTCGGCGTCGGCCGACTCGTAGTCGATGCCGGCGTCGACGAGAGCGGTGCGGGCCGCCACGAGGTCGGAGGCCTCGGTGAAGACCTCGAACGACTCGCCGTTGGGGGTCTGCACGACCTCCTCGGCGCCGGCGTCGAGCACGGCCATGAGCACGTCGTCCTCGGTCGTGCCCTCGGCGGGCACCGTGATGACGCCCTTGCGGGCGAAGTTGTAGGCGACGCTGCCGGGATCGGCGAGCGTTCCGCCGTTGCGGCTGAGCGCCGTGCGCACCTCGGCGGCGGCGCGGTTCTTGTTGTCGGTGAGGCACTCGATCATGAGGGCGACGCCGTTCGGTCCGTAGCCCTCGTACATGATGGTCATGTACTCGACGGCGTCGCCGTCGAGGCCGGCGCCGCGCTTGATGGCGCGATCGATGTTGTCGCCGGGCACCGAGTTCTTCTTGGCCTTGTGCACGGCGTCGGCGAGGGCAGGGTTGCCCGCGAGGTCGGCGCCGCCGATGCGGGCGGCGACCTCGATCACCTTGATGTACTTGGCGAAGGCCTTCGCGCGGCGTGCGTCGATGACGGCCTTCTTGTGCTTGGTGGTCGCCCACTTGGAGTGTCCGGACACGGGAGCTCCTGTTTCTGTCGTTGGAAGTTCAGTAGGTCAGTCTAGGCTCGGCTCACGCCGGCCCGGGGTCGACCGGCCAGGCGGCCGCGATCGACGCCCGCACATCGCCGAGCAGCTGCGGAAGAGCCTTCGTCTTCGCGATGATCGGGAAGAAGTTGGCATCGGATTCCCACCTCGGCACGATGTGCTGGTGCAGGTGGGCGGCGATCCCCGCCCCCGCGATCTGCCCCTGGTTCATGCCGAGATTGAAGCCGTCGCAGCCCATCACCTCGCGCGCGACCCGCATGGCCGTCTGCGTCAGCGCGCCGATCTCGGCCACCTCCTCCGCGGTCGCCTCGTCGTACTGGGAGATGTGGCGGTACGGGCAGACGAGCATGTGGCCGTTGTTGTACGGAAACAGATTGAGCAGCACGTAGGCGGTCTCGCCGCGGGCCACGATCAGGGCGTCCTCGTCGGTGCTGGCGGGGGCCGCGCAGAACGGGCAGTCGGTGCGATCCGGCTGGTGGTGATCCTTCACGTACACCATGCGGTGCGGCACCCACAGGCGCTGCATGTCATCCGGTGCGCCGACCGCGGCGGTCTCGCCGAGGGGCTCTACTCGCTCCATGCCGTCGACACCTGCTCGTGAGTCTGGATCGAGCGCGTGATCCGCTCGATGGCCTCGTCGACGGGAACGCCGTTCAGCTGGGTGCCGTCGCGGAAGCGGAAGCTCACCGCGCCCGCCGCGCGGTCGTCCTCGCCCGCGATGAGCTGGAACGGCACCTTCGCCTTGGTGTGCGTGCGGATCTTCTTCGGCATGCGGTCGTCGCCGTGATCCACCTCGGCCCGCACCCCACGCTCGCGCAGCTTCGCGATCATGCCGTCGAGGTACTCGCCGTACTGCTCGGCCACCGGGATGCCCACGACTTGCACGGGCGACAGCCAGACCGGGAAGGCGCCGGCGTAGTGCTCGAGCAGTATCGCGAAGAACCGCTCCACCGAGCCGAGCAGGGCGCGGTGGATCATGACCGGCTGCTTGCGCGTTCCGTCGGCCGCCGCGTACTCGAGCTCGAACAGCTCGGGCTGATTGAAGTCGAGCTGCACGGTCGACAGCTGCCAGGTGCGGCCGATGGCGTCGCGCGCCTGGACGGAGATCTTGGGGCCGTAAAACGCGGCGCCGCCCGGATCGGCGACGAGCTCGAGGCCCGACTCCTCGCCGACCTCGCGCAGGGTCTGCTCGGCGACCGCCCACTGCTCCTCGGTGCCCACCGATTTCTCGGGATCCCGGGTCGAGAGCTCGAGGTAGAAGTCGTCGAGACCGTAGGCGCGCAGCGTGGCGAAGACGAACTCCAGCTGGCGCTTGATCTCGTCCTTCACTTGCTCGTCGGTCACGTAGATGTGCGCGTCGTCCTGGGTCAGGCCGCGCACGCGGGTGAGGCCCGAGAGGGTGCCGCTCTTCTCGTAGCGGTAGACCGTGCCGAACTCCGCGAGGCGCAGCGGCAGCTCGCGGTAGCTGCGGGCGCGGGCGCGGAAGATGAGGTTATGGAACGGGCAGTTCATGGGCTTCAGGTAGTAGTCCTGGCCCTG
This DNA window, taken from Leucobacter tenebrionis, encodes the following:
- the dusB gene encoding tRNA dihydrouridine synthase DusB, with translation MTPQTLTRLRIGPLELDVPVVLAPMAGITNTAFRRLCREYGAGLYVSEMITSRALVERTPASLRLIKHHESETPRSIQLYGVDPKTVSEAVRFLVDQDLADHIDLNFGCPVPKVTRKGGGSALPWKSDLFDAIVTGAVRAAGEIPLTVKMRKGIDPDHLTYLDAAKAAEQAGVAAIALHGRTANEFYSGHADWNAIATLKETITSVPILGNGDIWSADDAIRMVRETGCDGVVVGRGCLGRPWLFGDLAAAFRAEAGEISRAEADAALARPPLGFVMDAMRRHTELLVEFYDGDEGRACRDIRKHVAWYYKGYGVGGDTRRALAAVESLAQMDDIFTTMDASMPYPGEGAEGQRGRAGSPKRVHLPDGWLDSRTTDRAARAVVAEAERSDGGSDGG
- a CDS encoding isoprenyl transferase, with amino-acid sequence MHHAPDSLVPVDWTGEQPPAFTGPVPQHVAIVMDGNGRWANRRGLPRVEGHRMGEQALLDVVAGAVQAGVKHLSVYAFSTENWRRSPDEVRFLMGFNRDVLRRRRAQLDAWNVRMRWAGRRPKLWGSVISELKASERATADNTGLTLTMCVNYGGRNELTDAVRAVAAEVEAGRLSSRGITERTIERHLYVPELPDVDLFLRSSGEQRISNFMLWQSAYAEMVFLDTLWPDFGRRDLWRAIQEYHSRDRRFGGAVDSPTA
- the recO gene encoding DNA repair protein RecO, coding for MPLYREEGVVLRTHKLGEADRIVTLLTRGRGLLRAVAKGVRRTSSKFGARLEPFMVADIQCFEGRTLDTITQAETLGAYGPAISADYDRYRAGSVMVETAERLAEGAPSRQQYALLIGALRTLAAARIPAELVRDGYLLRAMSLAGWTPGFDACVNCGAPGPHTAVAVQLGGVTCENCRLPGSPRLDPGSIALLAALLAGDWDAALASGDRERGQAAGIAAAYTQFHLERGLRSIHARRQ
- a CDS encoding trimeric intracellular cation channel family protein — protein: MLDETFNTPLPADLIAVTAGSLQGALFAAGFKRIDLLGVAFIGVATGIGGGLLRDILLGVTPAAFSNNLYLAVAIGAALLGMLLPRLFRRLDPLISLLDAIGIGMFGAIGTTKALAMGLPIVPALFIGVISAVGGGALRDVMLNLPIAVMHVGSLYAVASLVGVSVLAVLLAFGVPVMICGVVCVVVTTAVRLLAVRFGWSLPEQRALSRVRLRRQRQVEQVIDEALQTGTITLPIVLPDPFGDEAEGDEDPPRPKAR
- the ruvC gene encoding crossover junction endodeoxyribonuclease RuvC → MSRIIGIDPGLTRCGIGIVTAGATRRVAFEHVEVLTSTADMPLPERIHRIGSSIERLLDGEKPAGIALERVFAQDNVASVMGVAQISGVVMYLAEERGIPVSLYTPNEVKAQVTGYGSADKAQVTTMVTRLLGLAAPPKPADAADALALAITHAWHLGRGGAASRMERFDRPAAGGGETPAQRAWREAESKLGRRRGARS
- a CDS encoding YebC/PmpR family DNA-binding transcriptional regulator, with protein sequence MSGHSKWATTKHKKAVIDARRAKAFAKYIKVIEVAARIGGADLAGNPALADAVHKAKKNSVPGDNIDRAIKRGAGLDGDAVEYMTIMYEGYGPNGVALMIECLTDNKNRAAAEVRTALSRNGGTLADPGSVAYNFARKGVITVPAEGTTEDDVLMAVLDAGAEEVVQTPNGESFEVFTEASDLVAARTALVDAGIDYESADAEFVPNLKVEIDADTARKVFRLIDALEDSDDVQNVFSNFDLSPEVQAELENDE
- a CDS encoding HIT family protein; this encodes MERVEPLGETAAVGAPDDMQRLWVPHRMVYVKDHHQPDRTDCPFCAAPASTDEDALIVARGETAYVLLNLFPYNNGHMLVCPYRHISQYDEATAEEVAEIGALTQTAMRVAREVMGCDGFNLGMNQGQIAGAGIAAHLHQHIVPRWESDANFFPIIAKTKALPQLLGDVRASIAAAWPVDPGPA